One window from the genome of Gadus macrocephalus chromosome 7, ASM3116895v1 encodes:
- the fnip1 gene encoding folliculin-interacting protein 1 isoform X4: MPSWPITQLEPSQIRLIVYQDCERRGRNVLFDSSTKKRGAEETPVTRMCSEGQAKMFGKCCQLHPTGGSSSSLDSSSSSSCASENRDSKEPGLRFQASRCSSDVVMLGEMMFGSVAMSYKGSTLKIHQIRSPPQLMLSKVFTARTGGSVSGSLNMLQDSLEFIGGDPNTLRPDPNNSLLGNIGLSQLCSPRRAYSEQGPLRLIKSASFFSGHSNPMDMPGRGMYDERDSGIARSASLSSLLITPFPSPGSSLSSSCASSYQRRWLRSQTTSLENGVFPRWSVDESFNMSDDSGGPGLGVARKKKIAIGVIFLLSPDPEENRRFQDFFFSHFPLFESHMNKLKSAIEQAMKMSRRSADVNQRALAYSRMVDGLNEFRTTICDLYTMPRVAEPVWLTMRSVAPERQLLCSNFMRELALLVEQASKNQFLPALLTAILTNHLAWVPTVMPNGHPPIKIFLEKHSSQSVDMLAKTHPYNPLWAQLGDLYGAIGSPVRLSRTVVVGRRQEMVQRLLYVLTYFIRCSELLESHLLDSVEDEAIVMPGSLITTSLRRGEVEESDYVLITVHKPSGDYLGQAAPGAPGPDDDDDAAAPAAAPSDGSQQSSTETDTGAEPRGVAKAAPAAARVTVTDEEEEEDEEEEEEEEEDSSESQGSRSSLLQAGLGGEVGGPELPLVSAEEEGQRHRKSVRPRQETRLEAVVPVGSASPSRTLPVPELHSPSTPITPTTPSPVSPGEKEGPGDTASAHCTHPIRIPGPLTLGVPLEKKPPDKSPSPTRPSPSLGVSLATPVSMATGPMQLMRGEEEQPANKVTFLIGDSMSPESDTESRRRRVEEEFKKHKKHLKDKQQQQQQQLQPQQPPLQQQQQAEGCDSPSSSSVLPEERLQPGRDRVCALLRVSSKMPQWGRGSGPDDYSHFDEYFSQDHPVETRTIDDPVSTPPGVSTTDRTHKELLDPSGAHPPAGASQGPAAAAAAPEAEACAGSQLRRGVGPVEGPVAGDGRERCRCDSTEGHCCCGPCSAAQDQGIVVSVTAPQDAGTTKGDQKQAETALGDWDIPRNESLDSALGDSESEDTEDWQEEVLVPFPGAKQTETYSKPSIANFGRSLFGGYCPTYVPDFVLQGIPCDEALRQGLMAELSHAVQHPVLDEPIAEAVCIIADTDRWTVQVASSQRRATDVNKLGKEVLVSSLVSSLLQSTYQLYKLNLSPNFCVMHLEDRLQEIYFKSKMLAEYLKGQTRVHVKELGMVLGIESSDLPLLAAVASTHSPYVAQILL, translated from the exons CTGGCCAATCACCCAGCTGGAGCCCAGCCAGATCCGGCTGATCGTGTACCAGGACTGCGAGCGACGCGGCCGCAATGTCCTCTTCGACTCCAGCACAAAGAAGCGGGGCGCGGAGGAGACCCCCGTCACG CGGATGTGTAGCGAGGGCCAGGCCAAGATGTTTGGAAAGTGCTGCCAGCTGCATCCTACAGGGGGCAGCAGCAGTTCCCTGgatagctcctcctcctcctcctgtgcctCAGAGAACCGTGACAGCAAGGAGCCGGGCCTCCGCTTCCAG GCCTCGAGATGCTCGTCTGACGTGGTCATGCTCGGGGAGATGATGTTTGGCTCGGTGGCCATGAGCTACAAAGGCTCCACGCTGAAGATCCACCAGATCAG GTCCCCTCCTCAGCTCATGTTGAGTAAGGTCTTCACGGCAAGGACCGGAGGTAGTGTGTCTGGAAGCCTAAACAT GTTACAAGACAGCCTGGAGTTCATTGGAGGGGACCCCAACACCCTGCGGCCCGATCCCAACAACAGCCTCCTGGGGAATATAG GACTCTCTCAGCTCTGCAGTCCTCGTCGGGCCTACTCTGAGCAAGGCCCCCTGCGGCTCATCAAGAGCGCGTCTTTCTTTTCAG GTCACAGTAACCCCATGGACATGCCCGGCCGCGGGATGTACGACGAGCGGGACAGTGGCATCGCCAGGTCAG cgtCTCTGAGCAGCCTGCTGATCACGCCGTTCCCCTCCCCGGGCTCCTCGCTCAGCAGCAGCTGTGCCTCCAGCTACCAGCGCCGCTGGCTGCGCAGCCAGACCACCAGCCTGGAGAACGGGGTCTTCCCCCGAtg GTCGGTGGACGAGAGTTTCAACATGTCCGACGACAGCGGCGGGCCCGGATTGGGCGTGGCCCGCAAGAAGAAGATCGCCATCGGGGTCATCTTCCTGCTGTCCCCTGACCCTGAGGAGAACAGGCGCTTCCAGGACTTCTTCTTCTCCCACTTCCCGCTCTTCGAGAGCCACATGAACAAACTCAAGAGTGCCATTGAACAG GCCATGAAGATGAGCCGGAGGTCCGCTGACGTGAACCAGAGGGCCCTGGCTTACAGCCGCATGGTGGACGGCCTCAACGAGTTCAG GACGACCATCTGCGACCTGTACACCATGCCCCGGGTGGCCGAGCCGGTGTGGCTGACCATGCGCTCTGTGGCCCCAGAGAGGCAGCTGCTGTGCAGTAACTTCATGCGGGAGCTGGCCCTGCTGGTGGAGCAGGCCTCCAAGAACCA ATTCCTCCCCGCGTTATTGACAGCAATCCTGACCAATCATCTGGCCTGGGTGCCTACAGTTATGCCCAATGGGCATCCTCCAATTAAGATCTTCCTGGAGAAGCACTCGTCCCAGAGTGTGGACATGCTGGCCAAGACACACCCGTACAACCCACTGTGGGCCCAGCTGG GCGACCTGTACGGTGCGATCGGCTCCCCGGTGCGTCTGAGCCGCACGGTGGTGGTGGGCCGGCGGCAGGAGATGGTGCAGCGGCTGCTCTACGTGCTCACCTACTTCATCCGCTGCTCGGAGCTCCTGGAGAGCCACCTGCTGGACAGCGTGGAGGACGAGGCCATCGTCATGCCCGGCTCCCTCATCACCACCTCCCTGCGgcggggagaggtggaggagtcggACTACGTGCTGATCACCGTCCACAAGCCCAGCGGCGACTACCTGGGCCAGGCCGCCCCGGGGGCCCCAGGCccggacgacgacgacgacgccgCCGCCCCTGCCGCCGCCCCGTCGGACGGCAGCCAGCAGAGCAGCACCGAGACGGACACGGGGGCGGAGCCCCGCGGTGTGGCCAAGGCGGCACCGGCGGCGGCCAGGGTCACTGTCacggatgaggaggaggaggaggacgaagaggaggaggaggaggaggaggaggacagcagtGAGAGCCAGGGGTCCAGGAGCAGCTTGCTGCAGGCAGGActagggggggaggtgggcgggCCGGAGCTGCCCTTGGTCAGTGCAGAGGAGGAAGGGCAGCGCCACAGGAAGTCCGTCCGCCCCCGACAGGAAACCAGGCTGGAGGCAGTGGTCCCTGTGGGCTCTGCGTCTCCCAGTAGAACCCTCCCGGTGCCGGAGCTCCACTCGCCATCAACACCCATCACCCCGACAACTCCCAGCCCGGTCAGCCCCGGGGAGAAGGAGGGCCCCGGAGACACGGCGTCGGCCCATTGCACCCATCCAATAAGAATCCCCGGCCCTCTGACCTTGGGGGTTCCCCTAGAGAAGAAGCCTCCCGATAAAAGCCCTTCCCCAACGCGCCCCTCTCCGTCGCTGGGGGTTTCCTTGGCGACGCCGGTTTCCATGGCGACGGGGCCCATGCAGCTGATGCggggggaagaggagcagcCGGCCAACAAGGTCACCTTTCTCATCGGGGACTCCATGTCCCCCGAGTCGGACACGGAGAGCcgcaggaggagggtggaggaggagtttaAGAAGCACAAGAAGCATCTGAaggataaacaacaacaacaacaacaacaacttcaaCCACAACAGCCAccactacagcagcagcagcaggcggaaGGCTGTGattcccccagcagcagcagcgtgctGCCAGAGGAGCGACTGCAGCCAGGCCGGGACCGGGTGTGCGCCCTGCTGCGGGTCTCCAGTAAGATGCCCCAGTGGGGGCGTGGCTCCGGCCCGGACGACTACAGCCACTTCGACGAGTACTTCAGCCAGGACCACCCCGTGGAGACCAGGACTATAGACGACCCGGTGAGCACGCCACCGGGGGTCAGCACCACAGACAGAACGCATAAAGAGCTGCTGGACCCTTCAGGGGCCCATCCACCAGCCGGGGCCTCGCAggggcccgccgccgccgccgccgctccggAGGCGGAGGCGTGTGCGGGCTCCCAGCTCCGTCGGGGTGTGGGTCCGGTAGAAGGGCCGGTCGCAGGGGACGGCCGGGAGAGGTGTAGGTGTGACTCGACGGAAGGCCACTGCTGCTGCGGGCCGTGTTCTGCCGCGCAGGACCAGGGCATCGTGGTGTCGGTCACCGCGCCCCAGGACGCCGGGACGACCAAGGGGGACCAAAAGCAGGCGGAGACGGCGCTCGGTGACTGGGACATCCCGCGCAACGAGAGCCTCGACAGTGCCCTGGGCGACAGCGAGAGCGAGGACACGGAGGACTggcaggaggaggtgctggtgccCTTCCCTGG GGCGAAGCAGACGGAGACCTATTCCAAGCCCAGCATCGCTAACTTCGGGAGGTCGCTGTTTGGCGGCTACTGCCCCACCTACGTGCCGGACTTCGTCCTGCAGGGGATCCCCTGCGACGAGGCTCTGCGACAGGGCCTGATGGCTGAGCTGAGCCACGCTGTGCAG CACCCTGTGCTGGACGAGCCCATAGCCGAGGCGGTGTGCATCATCGCCGACACGGACCGCTGGACGGTGCAGGTGGCCAGCAGCCAGCGGCGGGCCACAGATGTCAACAAGCTGGGGAAGGAGGTGCTGGTGTCttccctggtctccagcctgcTGCAGTCCACCTACCAGCTCTACAAACTCAACCTCTCACCCAATTTT
- the fnip1 gene encoding folliculin-interacting protein 1 isoform X5: MCSEGQAKMFGKCCQLHPTGGSSSSLDSSSSSSCASENRDSKEPGLRFQASRCSSDVVMLGEMMFGSVAMSYKGSTLKIHQIRSPPQLMLSKVFTARTGGSVSGSLNMLQDSLEFIGGDPNTLRPDPNNSLLGNIGLSQLCSPRRAYSEQGPLRLIKSASFFSGHSNPMDMPGRGMYDERDSGIARSASLSSLLITPFPSPGSSLSSSCASSYQRRWLRSQTTSLENGVFPRWSVDESFNMSDDSGGPGLGVARKKKIAIGVIFLLSPDPEENRRFQDFFFSHFPLFESHMNKLKSAIEQAMKMSRRSADVNQRALAYSRMVDGLNEFRTTICDLYTMPRVAEPVWLTMRSVAPERQLLCSNFMRELALLVEQASKNQFLPALLTAILTNHLAWVPTVMPNGHPPIKIFLEKHSSQSVDMLAKTHPYNPLWAQLGDLYGAIGSPVRLSRTVVVGRRQEMVQRLLYVLTYFIRCSELLESHLLDSVEDEAIVMPGSLITTSLRRGEVEESDYVLITVHKPSGDYLGQAAPGAPGPDDDDDAAAPAAAPSDGSQQSSTETDTGAEPRGVAKAAPAAARVTVTDEEEEEDEEEEEEEEEDSSESQGSRSSLLQAGLGGEVGGPELPLVSAEEEGQRHRKSVRPRQETRLEAVVPVGSASPSRTLPVPELHSPSTPITPTTPSPVSPGEKEGPGDTASAHCTHPIRIPGPLTLGVPLEKKPPDKSPSPTRPSPSLGVSLATPVSMATGPMQLMRGEEEQPANKVTFLIGDSMSPESDTESRRRRVEEEFKKHKKHLKDKQQQQQQQLQPQQPPLQQQQQAEGCDSPSSSSVLPEERLQPGRDRVCALLRVSSKMPQWGRGSGPDDYSHFDEYFSQDHPVETRTIDDPVSTPPGVSTTDRTHKELLDPSGAHPPAGASQGPAAAAAAPEAEACAGSQLRRGVGPVEGPVAGDGRERCRCDSTEGHCCCGPCSAAQDQGIVVSVTAPQDAGTTKGDQKQAETALGDWDIPRNESLDSALGDSESEDTEDWQEEVLVPFPGAKQTETYSKPSIANFGRSLFGGYCPTYVPDFVLQGIPCDEALRQGLMAELSHAVQHPVLDEPIAEAVCIIADTDRWTVQVASSQRRATDVNKLGKEVLVSSLVSSLLQSTYQLYKLNLSPNFCVMHLEDRLQEIYFKSKMLAEYLKGQTRVHVKELGMVLGIESSDLPLLAAVASTHSPYVAQILL, from the exons ATGTGTAGCGAGGGCCAGGCCAAGATGTTTGGAAAGTGCTGCCAGCTGCATCCTACAGGGGGCAGCAGCAGTTCCCTGgatagctcctcctcctcctcctgtgcctCAGAGAACCGTGACAGCAAGGAGCCGGGCCTCCGCTTCCAG GCCTCGAGATGCTCGTCTGACGTGGTCATGCTCGGGGAGATGATGTTTGGCTCGGTGGCCATGAGCTACAAAGGCTCCACGCTGAAGATCCACCAGATCAG GTCCCCTCCTCAGCTCATGTTGAGTAAGGTCTTCACGGCAAGGACCGGAGGTAGTGTGTCTGGAAGCCTAAACAT GTTACAAGACAGCCTGGAGTTCATTGGAGGGGACCCCAACACCCTGCGGCCCGATCCCAACAACAGCCTCCTGGGGAATATAG GACTCTCTCAGCTCTGCAGTCCTCGTCGGGCCTACTCTGAGCAAGGCCCCCTGCGGCTCATCAAGAGCGCGTCTTTCTTTTCAG GTCACAGTAACCCCATGGACATGCCCGGCCGCGGGATGTACGACGAGCGGGACAGTGGCATCGCCAGGTCAG cgtCTCTGAGCAGCCTGCTGATCACGCCGTTCCCCTCCCCGGGCTCCTCGCTCAGCAGCAGCTGTGCCTCCAGCTACCAGCGCCGCTGGCTGCGCAGCCAGACCACCAGCCTGGAGAACGGGGTCTTCCCCCGAtg GTCGGTGGACGAGAGTTTCAACATGTCCGACGACAGCGGCGGGCCCGGATTGGGCGTGGCCCGCAAGAAGAAGATCGCCATCGGGGTCATCTTCCTGCTGTCCCCTGACCCTGAGGAGAACAGGCGCTTCCAGGACTTCTTCTTCTCCCACTTCCCGCTCTTCGAGAGCCACATGAACAAACTCAAGAGTGCCATTGAACAG GCCATGAAGATGAGCCGGAGGTCCGCTGACGTGAACCAGAGGGCCCTGGCTTACAGCCGCATGGTGGACGGCCTCAACGAGTTCAG GACGACCATCTGCGACCTGTACACCATGCCCCGGGTGGCCGAGCCGGTGTGGCTGACCATGCGCTCTGTGGCCCCAGAGAGGCAGCTGCTGTGCAGTAACTTCATGCGGGAGCTGGCCCTGCTGGTGGAGCAGGCCTCCAAGAACCA ATTCCTCCCCGCGTTATTGACAGCAATCCTGACCAATCATCTGGCCTGGGTGCCTACAGTTATGCCCAATGGGCATCCTCCAATTAAGATCTTCCTGGAGAAGCACTCGTCCCAGAGTGTGGACATGCTGGCCAAGACACACCCGTACAACCCACTGTGGGCCCAGCTGG GCGACCTGTACGGTGCGATCGGCTCCCCGGTGCGTCTGAGCCGCACGGTGGTGGTGGGCCGGCGGCAGGAGATGGTGCAGCGGCTGCTCTACGTGCTCACCTACTTCATCCGCTGCTCGGAGCTCCTGGAGAGCCACCTGCTGGACAGCGTGGAGGACGAGGCCATCGTCATGCCCGGCTCCCTCATCACCACCTCCCTGCGgcggggagaggtggaggagtcggACTACGTGCTGATCACCGTCCACAAGCCCAGCGGCGACTACCTGGGCCAGGCCGCCCCGGGGGCCCCAGGCccggacgacgacgacgacgccgCCGCCCCTGCCGCCGCCCCGTCGGACGGCAGCCAGCAGAGCAGCACCGAGACGGACACGGGGGCGGAGCCCCGCGGTGTGGCCAAGGCGGCACCGGCGGCGGCCAGGGTCACTGTCacggatgaggaggaggaggaggacgaagaggaggaggaggaggaggaggaggacagcagtGAGAGCCAGGGGTCCAGGAGCAGCTTGCTGCAGGCAGGActagggggggaggtgggcgggCCGGAGCTGCCCTTGGTCAGTGCAGAGGAGGAAGGGCAGCGCCACAGGAAGTCCGTCCGCCCCCGACAGGAAACCAGGCTGGAGGCAGTGGTCCCTGTGGGCTCTGCGTCTCCCAGTAGAACCCTCCCGGTGCCGGAGCTCCACTCGCCATCAACACCCATCACCCCGACAACTCCCAGCCCGGTCAGCCCCGGGGAGAAGGAGGGCCCCGGAGACACGGCGTCGGCCCATTGCACCCATCCAATAAGAATCCCCGGCCCTCTGACCTTGGGGGTTCCCCTAGAGAAGAAGCCTCCCGATAAAAGCCCTTCCCCAACGCGCCCCTCTCCGTCGCTGGGGGTTTCCTTGGCGACGCCGGTTTCCATGGCGACGGGGCCCATGCAGCTGATGCggggggaagaggagcagcCGGCCAACAAGGTCACCTTTCTCATCGGGGACTCCATGTCCCCCGAGTCGGACACGGAGAGCcgcaggaggagggtggaggaggagtttaAGAAGCACAAGAAGCATCTGAaggataaacaacaacaacaacaacaacaacttcaaCCACAACAGCCAccactacagcagcagcagcaggcggaaGGCTGTGattcccccagcagcagcagcgtgctGCCAGAGGAGCGACTGCAGCCAGGCCGGGACCGGGTGTGCGCCCTGCTGCGGGTCTCCAGTAAGATGCCCCAGTGGGGGCGTGGCTCCGGCCCGGACGACTACAGCCACTTCGACGAGTACTTCAGCCAGGACCACCCCGTGGAGACCAGGACTATAGACGACCCGGTGAGCACGCCACCGGGGGTCAGCACCACAGACAGAACGCATAAAGAGCTGCTGGACCCTTCAGGGGCCCATCCACCAGCCGGGGCCTCGCAggggcccgccgccgccgccgccgctccggAGGCGGAGGCGTGTGCGGGCTCCCAGCTCCGTCGGGGTGTGGGTCCGGTAGAAGGGCCGGTCGCAGGGGACGGCCGGGAGAGGTGTAGGTGTGACTCGACGGAAGGCCACTGCTGCTGCGGGCCGTGTTCTGCCGCGCAGGACCAGGGCATCGTGGTGTCGGTCACCGCGCCCCAGGACGCCGGGACGACCAAGGGGGACCAAAAGCAGGCGGAGACGGCGCTCGGTGACTGGGACATCCCGCGCAACGAGAGCCTCGACAGTGCCCTGGGCGACAGCGAGAGCGAGGACACGGAGGACTggcaggaggaggtgctggtgccCTTCCCTGG GGCGAAGCAGACGGAGACCTATTCCAAGCCCAGCATCGCTAACTTCGGGAGGTCGCTGTTTGGCGGCTACTGCCCCACCTACGTGCCGGACTTCGTCCTGCAGGGGATCCCCTGCGACGAGGCTCTGCGACAGGGCCTGATGGCTGAGCTGAGCCACGCTGTGCAG CACCCTGTGCTGGACGAGCCCATAGCCGAGGCGGTGTGCATCATCGCCGACACGGACCGCTGGACGGTGCAGGTGGCCAGCAGCCAGCGGCGGGCCACAGATGTCAACAAGCTGGGGAAGGAGGTGCTGGTGTCttccctggtctccagcctgcTGCAGTCCACCTACCAGCTCTACAAACTCAACCTCTCACCCAATTTT